Genomic segment of Benincasa hispida cultivar B227 chromosome 1, ASM972705v1, whole genome shotgun sequence:
CTCGGTGGAGGGTGGAGGAATGGGGTCACTGGTCTCGGTGGAAGGTGGAGGAATGAGGTCCTAGAACTCGATGGAAGGTGGAGGAATGAGTCATGGGACTCGATGGAAGATGGAGGAATGAGGTCACGAGACTCAGTGGTAGGTGGAGGAATGAGGTCACTAGTCTCGATGGAAAGTGGAGGAATGGGGTCAATAGTCTCGGTGGACTCCATGTATAAATCCTATATCATTTATGAAGTACGTTAGTCAAATACAACATGATATAGATTTACATTAGAACAAGTTTAAGATGATATTACGTACCTAACACAATGACCACAGTAGGTTGATGATTGTTTGTACACTGGTCTGAAGGACACTCAAGTCAGACTTTACATCTTTCAAGTCTGACTGTACATCGTCTAATTATGCTCCATCATAGACATTATCTGGTCTATGTCATGGAGTGATGTGGGAATGCCTACCCCTTCATGGGCTCAGAATGGGATGTATTTGGTCGAGATGACACTCGCTTCTCATTTAGAGGCACATGCTCGTCAGTAGGGAGCTCGTGAGACTCGTTATGAGGAGGTGAATCTCGCGCTCATCGATAAGGAGCTTTGAGACTGATGCTTTTGGAGTTCTGGCTTGTGAAATCGATGCTCGTAACTCTTGTATTCACTAGAGTTACTATGCGCATCCTCATCATGGTGTGATCTATGTGTTTTTTAGGAGCTCGTCTCGACATCAATACGCTCGTATACGAGTTGTTCATCGACCCTAGTGTCCCTATACCACCTCTCCCTATCGGACATGAACAATGATGTGGGTATGATCTTTGTCTGTACAAAACAACGAACAATTTATTAGTTATATGTGATACTCACCTTAAATCCAAGTAAATTGTGATGTAATACATTAACCTCGATGGACTCAAATATATCTCATTGTATTGTTTTGGTTGACAATGAGTATGTATACTCCCACATCAGAAATCGAGGTACGACATGTCTATTCAGTCGGGTTGCAACTTTTTCAGCAACCATTGAAATGATCTCTTATGCCCACACCTACCATAATTCTTAAATGATTATAAGACAAGAATAAGTAATAAGTGACATTGACACTACAATGAGTATATCTCGTATGACTAGTGAATGGATATTACCTGAAATGCATGTAAAAAATTCCGGTAGGTTGTACTTGACAATGTAGTTCTTATTATACCTGGACCTTTTTTTGTAGTTCTCTGCCTTACCACTCAATCCTCTTTGTAGTCCAAGTAATGTCTTCTCCCATAACACATTTCTCCAATCCATGGAATTGAAATATTCCAAATCCTCCACATCAATTATAAGGTCTTGTCGATATTGGCCCTCGTCTTCTCCCTTCCCATCATATCCATCATACCCAATTAAGTGTAATATACCAATGTCATCTTTACAATATCCATGTCGTTCTCAAACTTCATCTCCTTGTACATTATCTCTAAGGTACCAATGTGAATGTCCCCTGCAAAATCATTTTTGAGGTACCTACTACGCAGTGATCCAACTGCTTCACCCCTCCTCACAATTGTTGGATTAGGTGTGAAAACCCCATACCCTATTTTCCCTACTCAAGCATGTTAACTAGTATGTTAATTAAGTTTAAGAATGAGTTAATATTGTTGTAGAGATGAAGTTTGAGaaagatagaagaagaagaaaaatattctaGGTGTGGAATATCTAGGCTTTCAGATGTTAAAGGTGTAAATATGTATGATTAAAAGAAGGaaggaaatttggctaagtaagAAAGCTTTGCATTGAAGGTCTTGTTGAGGCATGCAACAGCCTATGCATCTTGAGGTTAGTTGCGCGCATGTTGAGCATGAGGCAAGGAGTAGACGACTAAGTGTTGACTGAAGGGactgccatgcgttggccaagCCTTATGTTGAGCTTAGATGGGCATGGATGCACGTGCGTGGTAAGGTGCCTAAGCGATAGGGTTGTAGTGTGTGTTCGCTAGGCGAAGGGCTGTGTATGAGGAAGCTATGCGATGACCAAGGGACAAGGCGATGTGTACAAGAGGCCAGTTAGTTGTGAGTGTCGAGTGTCGAGTGTGAGTGTCGAGTGTGCGCTGACCAGTTAGTTGTGAGTTGTGAGTGTGCCTTGTAATGAATTGAGGAACCAAGCATTGAATTAGAGGGAATCCTCAACTTAATCACCAATTTAAGTGGGCCAGCTGTCAAGGTTAGGAGAAATAAACCCACTTAGTGGATGAGATGGTAGCCTAAGGTTTAAAGAAGGGCATGCAGTTCATAGTATAAAAAGAAGGCCTCAGTTTAAAGGTCAATTTGAGCAGTCTAATTATGCAAAAGAGGTGATTTTAGAGCCATTTGAACGACTGATGAGTGTAGTTGATGGCCCTAGACTGCTAAAAGGAGTTCTTAGAGATTCGAGTTGAAATTTGAAGGACTCTTCAAGAAGGTCAGGTTCTCAGATGAATCTAGGCCAGAAGTAGAGATCGAAGGATTCCGACCAGACCATGTGGAATTTGAAGCTTAGATAAGACATTTTTAAATAAGATTGTAGAAAGAATTTTTCCAAGAAAAGGtctaaaaaataagttattcgaGCTcaaagttgaatatggaattttgGTTTGAATAAGCAGACAGCTACAACCGTTGAGCAAGAAGCAGCTTGGCAAGCTGCAGGCACGCGCAATGGAAGGTTGACGCGAGATGTTGTGCCAGTGTGCATTTGAGGCATTGGCGCAAGGGTTGCACAGTGGGCGATAGGGCATGCACTAGTGTTAAGGTGATGCGATGGTGGCGTGCGGCTAAGTGGGCGCATGGGCATGCGTTGACACCTAATGAGGCATTGTTGGTCGCATAGCTAAGTTTTATAGCTCAAGAAATTTCCTAAGTGTTGAACACATAAGGAAGGTATGCATTGAGCTGAAGGATGATGTTCTACGTTGAATGTTAAGCTTGTTTATGTGAGTTAGTCTCACGAGGAGACAAATAGCATTGACCAAATATGTTTATCATTTCCATAGGGTTAATGCCAATAGAAAAGGCTTATCAACCCTAGGAAGAACGCCTAAGGCTGTCAGTGAAAAAACTAAGTGTTTTTTCAATGTTTTAGTAAACTCGCGTTTTACTTAAAAAGTTCAGACTCATGCTAGCTTTATTTATAAAGATGTTTAAGATAGTTCCAAACAAACTGATTTTAAAGTGCCTATTaatgcatgcttaatttaaagaaGTTATGAAAGCATGTGCAAGAAATATTTACTTTATGTTACTAGCATGCGTTAGAAGTTCATGATTTTATGATAAGGATGTTAAAGCATATGTTTCATGTTGCTATGCTTTTATGTATACATGTTTTAATGAGTAAGTTTTTATAATGATTATGATGaacccgatactgaaggacagtGGGATTGAAAAGGTATCTTGGCTATAGTActtaaggtatgacggtacttagttattaccacatgcacgtaggtagagttgacgttggttgtgttgagattactccacatcaactaaggataaaagtTGAAGGATTGAGAAAAAGAGTTCTCTCTCAACAAGGTATTAAGAagttatgatatttattgtttcTGGAGATTCTATGTTTAAAAGTTTTAAGTATGAGTTTGTTTGGTAGTTTTCAGTTTTAAGCATGATGATTAAGTTttattagtcactcactaggctagtagctcattttttcaaatgttttccttttccccaGGTAGTGTTCATCTCCCCAGAGGTCAGTTGccctgctgctctgccactcaaggactTAAGACTAGCTCATAGACTACAATGACATTCTAGGTGTCTATTTTGTCTATGTATGTACATATGTGTTATTCATGCTAGGGACTAATGAAGAATGTTGGGACCCATTAAACCTTGTAATAATTATTATGATGTATTTATGTTGTGTGTTGGACCCTGGTGTTATGAGgttatttttaagttttcttAGTTTGCTAAATGTTATATACGGGAACCAGAGTTTCTTAAGAAATTTAAGGAGGCTAGTCAGGTAGTGGGTGCcataaaagggttggtaactgatCGTCACATTTTCTACcggattaagagggtaatctgggagggtaTGACAAGGTGACTACCACAATCCTGTCACCTATAGAAAGTCTTCCTGTCACAACCTTACCATTCAAATCGAATGTCATTGCATCATTCCTATCGTCTTCAACCTCCCTCAATAGAATGTAATGGACTAATGGATTGTTGAAGATAATGTCCATATCCATGAATCGTCCAAACACCATCTTCCTGAAGAGGGCAAGCTGAGTGGGAGTAAACTTCTCGTTCACTATCTTGTTAGCCATCCTAATGTGAGAGAATAGGTTGGTTGCTTGGCCTGAGAAACGATCCAGGGAAGGAATCTTGAATTGTCTAGCCATACTTCATAGAATAACAAAAAATAGGGGTAAGTAAGAATTCTGTTCAATACTTGATACACGATGTACAATAATCGATGCACGGTACAAGATACACGATACTCGATTTTTTGATACCCGATACATGCTACATGATGTCCTTTACTTGCTACATTACATGTGACTAGATGGTTGATTATCGAGCATTCGatttgattttccaatttcatgCATTATCCTACTCAAACCCTAAAACTCTAGATGGTtcgaaataacaaaaatatgaaaaccGAAATGAAGCAAACTCGAGGCCCAATCAAACAAGCAAGATATGAAAACATAAATGAAAACCGCATCGGTTGAGTATCGAGTAACATGCATGTGCATATTGAAGAAcatgataccaaaatataacaaagAACGAGATGaatgataacaaaatataaacaagGAGAAGAATTTACTTAATATAGAGATAAAAGTCTTAAGTGTAAAGGTGTTGTTGTAGAAAGATATATAATCGGAAGAACAGAGAAAATAGTTTGAGCTAACACAGAAGTGGTGAAATAATGGACTTTAAACGCCTTCAAACGagttaagaattcaaaagaATCGAGTATAAAATAGTAGAGTATACACGTGTCGATTGCAATCGTATCGAGTGACCATGCACCTGGATATCGAGTGATCATGCATTGAGGAACGAGTGATGAACCATCAAGAAACGAGTGACAAGCCATCGAAGATCGAGTAACTTTGTATTGGCAGGTGCGTGGAGTGCATCGGTGAATCGGTAAAATCACATGTTTATAAGGTAAGAAATCCTTTTGCCACTCCCGCTTTCTTCCATCGTTCTCCTTGGAGTACTGGCCGCTCCACGATGTCTGGTTTGCTTAACTTTATCTTGTATTTCTTGGATTCAATTGTTGTAATCCGAGTAACGTCTTGAATGAACCTCTTTAATTCGTGTTTGTTCTTCTAAGTTTCTAGATTGCCGCTGTTCCTCCATTTATCTTCAATTAGGTTATTTTCAGCTATTATATCTGCGGAGAAGTGGAAATTCTACCTATGAGAATCTGAGGAACAGTGGTTTATGGCTAATATTACATCTCTTATGATCTCCATTCGCCAAAACTCTCGATTTGCCAAGAACCTTAGGATCCACATTCGGAATCTCTCGGTAGAAACGAATGGAGGCAATAAAGGGTATGAAGAGATTGAACCgagtgagaaattgttgaaccCTACTCGCCGGCAAGACGTCAGTGAGATTGCGGAAGAGGTTTGTAAGGTCATTAGGAACAAACCCAGATGGGAGCAGACTCTGCTTTCTGATTACCCTTCTTTCAATTTCCATGACCCGTCTTTTTTTCGCGAGCTTTTGAAGCAGTTAAACAATGTTTTGCTTTCGTTGAGGTTTTTTCTCTGGTTGAGTTCGCAGCCTAACTTCTTGCCCCATCCAGTCAGTTGCAACACGCTTTTCGATGCTCTTTTGGAAGCCAAGGCTTGTGTTCCCGCTAAATCTTTTCTTCATTCTTTTGGTTTTAGTCCTGAGCCAGCTTCATTGGAGAATTACATTCGATGTGTTTGTGAGGGTGGTTTGGTTGAGGAAGCTGTTAATGTATTGGATGTGTTAAAAGGGACTGGATATCGTCCATCCATTGAGACTTGGAACTTTGCTTTACGGAGTTGTCTTCAGTTTGAGAGGACTGATCTTATTTGGAAACTGTATGAAGAGATGATGAAAGCTGGTGTGCAGAAGGATGTGGGTATTGAGACTGTGGGGTATCTTATCCAGGCATTTTGCAGCGATAACAAGGTTTCAAGAGCTTATGAGCTTCTAAGACAGGCTTTAGAAGATGGATTGGCCCCTTGTAATGATGCTTTCAACAAATTGATTTCTAGATTCTGTGAGGAGAAGAATTATGATAGAGTATCAGAACTTCTTCACACAATGATAGCTAAGAACCGTAATCCGGATATTTTTACCTACCAGGAAATCATCAACGGGCTTTGCAAGGAAAGGAAGCAGCTTCAGGCATTTGAGGTTTTCAATGCCCTCAAGGGTCGGGGATATGCTCCTGATATGGTCATGTATACAACAATGATTCATGGGCTTTGTAAGATGAGGTGGCTTGGAGATGCTAGAAAGCTGTGGTTTGAGATGATTGTTAAGGGATTTCTTCCAAATGAGTATACGTACAACACGTTGATTTATGGATATTGTAAGATTGGAAATTTGGATGAGGCCTTGAAGCTATATAAGGAAATGCATGATAGAGGTTCTAAAGAAACCACTCTGAGCTGCAACATACTGATTGCAGGGTTGTGTCTACACGGAAGGACAGATGAAGCATACAACTTCTTTCGAGAAATGCCTTGCAAGGATGTAGTTTGCGATATTGTAACATACAATACCCTGATTCAAGGATTTTGCAGAGAGGGGAAGATATTGCAGAGCACAGACCTATTTAAGGAGCTGCTAGAGCAGGGGTTGCAGCCTTCAACTTCCTCTTATACTCATCTAATTCAAAAGCTTTGTCAAGTAGGTAGTGTGCAAGAAGCAAAGAAAATGTGGAATGATTTGCATAATAGAGGTCTTCAGCCAATGGTCTGCACTCGTGATCACATAATTAATGGATTGTGTGAACAAGGATGTGTGGTAGAGGGGATGGAGTGGTTGATAACTATGTTGAAGAGCAATCTCAAGCCTCAAAAGCAAACTTTTGTTAAGTTGGTTCAGAGTCTCATTCAAATAGGTAAATTAGATGATTCTTTATCAGTCATAGGCTCAATGCTTAGAGTAGGATATGAACTAGAAGAAGACACTCTCAGTTATCTCTTGAATAAACTATGTGAAAACAAGTATCAGTTTGTTGAATCACAACTAGAGGAAATCATAAATTTCAATCAGTAGGAGAATCTCTATATATTAGGAGGCCAGTTTAAGATGGTCATACTCCGGTCGtcgatgtttttttttaaagcagATCCGTCAAATGCTTCTTTGGGCTGTAAATTTGCTCAAGTTGTTGTTTGGGTTGGGGGGACGTTCATCGGCAATTTTGAATATATCCGAATTTTCATTCATTGGATTGGACATGGGGCAGATTGATGAATTATATTACTCATCTTAAAACCCGTGTTGTCAATCATATTTCTCATTTGCTTTCGCGTAACTCATTGAAGGTGGGAGATGAAGTGTTAGAAGGGATCTTTTTAACTCGGAGAGCTGTTCTTGTATCAACCGAATAACCTCTCTGATTCATCTCCACTGGGAAAAATGTTCTCAACTTGGAAGAAGATTGACATGTGGAAACAGTGTTTAGAACCTTGTGTTTTGTCAAAGCTATGTTATGTTGTTGGTGGAGAATTCTGTAGCGAAGTTATGCAGTGGTTCTTAGGTCCAGAGTCAATATTTCATATATGAGAAGTTGATATGAAAACAATGCAGCTCATTTATTAGATTAACTCCACTTCATGGTTATGAGTAATTATTTGCACGCATTGGGTTATAGAATTTCCATGTGATGTAACTTAGCTCCTACCATATGTGCTGCGTTATTGCAAAATCGTGTTAAATTTCACACTAAGTTTAATTCTCATTCCAAATGTTAAGATCAGTATCAAAGCAATACACATCTCATATGAAGTCCggttctaataaaatataagtttcatacattgttttctttttcatgcATGCTTGACCCCTCCCCCTACCGTTTCCAAAGCCATTTCTGTGGGCGAAAAGAGCAGCTTCAGCATCTTCTGTTGTGGTTTGCAGAACTCTCGCTTTTGGCAGGGCAGGCAGGGAATCTCTTCACAACTTACAGTTTTTGCTTTGTTTTTATTCAGGTATTCATTAGCTGCAGTTAGAATTTAAGATAGATAGCAAAACTTTGAAAGAAGCATATACCATTTTGCTGTGACTAAATCCTCCAGCAAATTTCCCCACTTTTTCTGATTGATCAACTGCTCTTTGCTAAAGATCGAATATCCCTAGTTACAAAATATGTTGGATCATTCTCATCTTCGAAACACAGCTCCGTGTTTCGTTTCCACCCACCCATTAAGGGAGGAAAGGAATTTGTTTCCAGACAGATAAGTCTCCTTACCAGTACAGAGGAATATTCCATGCTCTTTCAATGGTGCTCCGGGAAGGTCCAAGGGCTTTGTACAAGGGTTGGCTTCCTTCTGTCATCGGAGTTGTAAGTTTATTATAATTATCTTTTGAAATATGTACTGTCATTCTAAGTATTTTTTAGGTGCGATGATGAGGTTCTTGCTCAATAAGAAACTGGAGATGTGTAGTAGGATTCTTCAGTTGAGTGAAGCAAAGTGCACTAAAAAGTATATGGGGAAAATTAGTCTTTAGAAATTTAACTGGTTTCTTTAGTCTCTTGAAgtgttatatattttatcattttcataactataaattgttacaaattttagcGGAGAATCATCATCTATAAAAAAAGGTATACATATTTTAATAGATGGCTTTGTGCCATTTCCATGTCCTAGATTTTTAGAAAATGATCTATCATCAAGTATTTGCTTTTTTGTTGTAAACCTTCATTCCAAATGCTTTTACTAATGAGCAATTTCTTTTAGTATTATTTATCTTCTCAATGTTAAAAACTTGTTTGGATACAGTTTATGGATTCTAGAAGATAGATTGTTTACATACTTCGTGCATGAAGTTTAAGTTTAGCACATTTCATTTTGCAGGTTCCATACGTGGGTCTTAACTTTGCTGTGTATGAATCACTCGAGattggttaattaaaaataaaccatttggaattgttgaagattcagAGCTCAGTGTGACAACACGCCTAGGATGTGGAGCTGCTGCTGGAACAGTAGGTCAACTGTTGCTTATCCTCTTGATGTCATTTGTAGAAGAATGCAGATGGTGGGCTGGAATAATGCTGCTTCTGTTGTCGCTGGTGATGGAAGAAGTAAGGCATCCCTCGAGTACACTGGCATGGTTGATGCTCTTAGAAAAGCTGTTCGTTATGAAGGCTTTAGAGCATTGTATAAGGGTTTGGTTCCCAACTCAGTGAAGGTTAGAAATACTCTTTCTCTGTCTCTGCTTGTTTATATTAACATGTTGCATTATCTAGAAGTTGACTGATTGAGGTATAATTCTGAATTTGATGGGAGAATGAGATTCCGTATGCAGAGTTTGAGGGATCAATGAGGTGTCGGTGGATTGTTTGGAAATGGTTTTTAAACCGTGTATATATATTGTATGATACATTAGCCTCAACTTGATGATAAGAGATTGTTTAGCCATGCTAGTTTTGGGTGGTTTTAGAAAACTTAAGAAAACGGCAGAAGTGATTGTTGTCATGATGTTTTAGATCTTTACTGTTTCCGGAAGATATTGTGCATGCATGCTGATGTGATGATGGGTATGGGTTTTCGAAAGCCAATCTTCAAAGATAATACCTGGAACTGTTTTCTGAACAAAATAAACCCAATAAGCGAGCTCCAATTAGAGTTCCCAAGATTTTCCCCTTGTTGGAACTGCAGCTTTATTTGACAAAAATATTAAGTAAATAGTTCACAAGTAAGGTTAAgctatgcattgttgagagatTCGCGTTCTTGTCACCCTTACTCAAACCAAGATAGTGGGCTACTCCTTACGAGCAGAAGTTACTATAATGACCAGTACCATGGACATTTGTTTTAACAACTCCACAATCGATAGGAATAGTAGCTACTCTACACCAGTGACTAGCGGAGATTATCTTGACTTCAAAACATGAGTTGATTTCTTTAAGAAGACATGCATGTAGTATTAGGTTTTGCTTTCAGtttttatttcaacttttttttttttaaaaaaaagaaatcaaccTGTGTGTTTGGGCGCGCCTCATCTGGATTCTGAACTGTTCCACATAATTGTTTGACCTTACAATCTGAGGCGTTGAGAAATGTAGGATTTCTACTATGCAGAATAGAaaatggtttgattttttttaaaattctcctTGTAGAGCTGTTTGAAGTTGTACTCACGTCATCTATATTCCATGGACAACTTTGATTTtgttatattagaaatttgaagattgttgtttatgtttattaattattataaatgatGCCCATTCATCCCATTTAGATTAGAAGTATTGACTAATTGCATCCCCTCGTGGTCCCTTCTTTTGAATATTTGGTGTCGTATTCTTTTGGGTGGTTTATATCGTTCCTGGCTTAAATTTGACCAGCATAACTATTACAAGTTGGTTGATGAATTGACTTTTTAATAGTATTTCCCTTGATCAAGAATATTTTCTGATTCTGTTGCCTGCTCCTTGTTCAGGTCATCGCATCAATCGCAATTGCATTTGTGACGTACAAAATGGTGAAGGACGTTTTGGGAGTCGAGATTAGGATCTCAGACTGATTATTGGGTACTAACTTACATTTGTTGAATGGTTGAACAGTCTGCTATTTTTGTAGGCAGGGGGATGGTAAACTAGGATGTTTTAGTTGTcctctccaagaactagtttaaGGCAGTATTGAGTGTGTTTGTAATTTGCTTCCCTGATTTTAAATATCTTTCTACAAACTTGTGCTAGTATAAGCTTTTATTCTTATGCTATGTCAATAAATGTTTTGACGATAGAATAAGCACATTTGAATGCCTCCGTTACATTTGGGAGAGCAGAGCTTTTATTGAATCTTGTTTTTCAGTTTTCGTGCTATTCTTTCACTATTTGCTCTTATGTGAACCGACTTTTTAATTGAAATGGGTGATACTGAAGACACTAAGTTTGATTTGCATGATATATAGTGTACACTGAACAGTGCTTGTAATCGAAATAGCTGAAATTCTTCATATCAGTGTTTTATATTCTCTTGGCCTCTTCCTCTTCTGCCTGTTGTATAActactttttctttatttccatTAAATTTCTAGTTTAAATACTGAGCTTAAAAATCGTGGCAGAGTGGCTTTGCTACCACGATCTACTATGTTTCAGCCCTTCGTTGCTCAGTTCAAATGCAAACTTTTTAACCTCCTTTGTTTTGAATATTGTCATTCATCCAATGTTGGTTTTTTCATACTCACATAGGTACGTAACAAGTTTTTAAGATGCAAGTAATTTTGTCTAAAAAAGATATTATTAACCGGATAACCTTTTAACAGAATTTGTTCTATAGCTGGTAGAACTGTTTTTGAGTTCTAAAGATTCCATTCACTAACATCTTTGATTGATTCTATGGAAGAAAAATATGATGGGTTTATCAATTTGGTTGGTATATTTAGCTAAAGGCTcagtttttttaattagtttatgtttattatttttaattgcaCCAAATATGAGAATTGAGCTTTGCGACCCTATGGCACCAGAGAAAGGCTATTTTACCTAATCTAAGGCACGGTCCTCGACTATGTTTAAAAAGCATTTGGGTCGACTTCTTAAAAGATATGTGACTAGAGATGTCTACGGGGTGAGATCGGGATGCCATTTTCCACCTCCATCCTCACGGGAAATGGGGCAATGATTCTCCGCAGAAAATCTTTTTCCGTTATTTTTTTGGTaaaaggttaattaattaaatcactaATATGAGCAattgtaattaaataattaactttatcactaaattggctattatgattagttttacatgacaatttgaatttaagataaattactaaaattttaGTCCAAAAAaagttagttaatttttttagtagacagaaataaatataaatcaaattattcacatatataatataaatttaaatattcaatttaaacatattcattatctttcgtaataaataattaaaatttgaaatttaaatatactatttatataataataatatcataacattagataactatgctaaataaatatgtagaagctAATCGGAGCGGGGACGGGGAACGGGGCGGGGGCAGGTATGGGAATGCATATTCCGACCCCGtccccgtccccgtccccgtttagctcacgaggAATTTTTTCCTCCACTCCCTCCCCCAATCTGGTCCCGTCCCTGTGGAAAAATTGGATATCTTTATATGCGAcaatcatttttcctttttagcttgagattttctttttctttttttccttttcatttttttccaaaagaGGAAGGTAATGATCTTTCTTTATTCTATCGGTAGTTGAGGGAACATTCGGATACTTTATTATATGGAGGACTATAATTTCTTTATTCCTTTATAATGATTTGGAATGAGGAGTGAAGATGGTTTATTGAGTGAAAGAAGGAGAGTGAAGCAGCCAAACTGAGTTAACTTGGATATTGAGtatctcatattattaaaattaaaggaCTTTTTAATCTTAATATGTGAGCTATTTCTCCCATTGTTAATATATTTTGAGATAGAATCTCATGTTATTTAGTATGGAGGAGTGAAGTTGATTTACtgagttttttgttttaaaataaacacGACATAAGCCTTGATCCATTATAACGACCGGGGTCATAACAACAACGCACAAAAAGAGCTTGGGCCACTATATGACTATTTAAGAAGACACAGAAACTTTGAGAGATTTATAGGAACTTTCTTTACTAATGAGTGAGCATGGACCGAACTTGAAATATATGCTAACTGCTTCGCTATAATAATGGAGAAATTTTCTACTGTTTGATTCTATTTACCAATTACTTGTTCATATCCTATTATGACAGTAAAAATGGGCTATATATGCTATTAGAATCCAAAGAAGTCAagatcataaaataaaaaggaaaaataaacaaGGATGTAGAAGATGCCACCATCACCAACGATCCTTACAAAGATTCTAAAAGCTGTATTGAGTTATATTTGATGACTAgccaaaatgtttatttatacatgaaaattttaattcgACTTTCCATACATAAAAAAAAGATGCCAAATCATAAGCTAATTTGTAAAATCAAAGATTAATGCAATATTATTTTCTTGTTATATGGTGTATtttcatatatctactatatttattcttttatggTCCAAATCTTTATCTTTCTTATA
This window contains:
- the LOC120081068 gene encoding pentatricopeptide repeat-containing protein At5g18950-like isoform X3; its protein translation is MANITSLMISIRQNSRFAKNLRIHIRNLSVETNGGNKGYEEIEPSEKLLNPTRRQDVSEIAEEVCKVIRNKPRWEQTLLSDYPSFNFHDPSFFRELLKQLNNVLLSLRFFLWLSSQPNFLPHPVSCNTLFDALLEAKACVPAKSFLHSFGFSPEPASLENYIRCVCEGGLVEEAVNVLDVLKGTGYRPSIETWNFALRSCLQFERTDLIWKLYEEMMKAGVQKDVGIETVGYLIQAFCSDNKVSRAYELLRQALEDGLAPCNDAFNKLISRFCEEKNYDRVSELLHTMIAKNRNPDIFTYQEIINGLCKERKQLQAFEVFNALKGRGYAPDMVMYTTMIHGLCKMRWLGDARKLWFEMIVKGFLPNEYTYNTLIYGYCKIGNLDEALKLYKEMHDRGSKETTLSCNILIAGLCLHGRTDEAYNFFREMPCKDVVCDIVTYNTLIQGFCREGKILQSTDLFKELLEQGLQPSTSSYTHLIQKLCQVGSVQEAKKMWNDLHNRGLQPMVCTRDHIINGLCEQGCVVEGMEWLITMLKSNLKPQKQTFVKLVQSLIQIGIH
- the LOC120081068 gene encoding pentatricopeptide repeat-containing protein At5g18950-like isoform X2, with protein sequence MANITSLMISIRQNSRFAKNLRIHIRNLSVETNGGNKGYEEIEPSEKLLNPTRRQDVSEIAEEVCKVIRNKPRWEQTLLSDYPSFNFHDPSFFRELLKQLNNVLLSLRFFLWLSSQPNFLPHPVSCNTLFDALLEAKACVPAKSFLHSFGFSPEPASLENYIRCVCEGGLVEEAVNVLDVLKGTGYRPSIETWNFALRSCLQFERTDLIWKLYEEMMKAGVQKDVGIETVGYLIQAFCSDNKVSRAYELLRQALEDGLAPCNDAFNKLISRFCEEKNYDRVSELLHTMIAKNRNPDIFTYQEIINGLCKERKQLQAFEVFNALKGRGYAPDMVMYTTMIHGLCKMRWLGDARKLWFEMIVKGFLPNEYTYNTLIYGYCKIGNLDEALKLYKEMHDRGSKETTLSCNILIAGLCLHGRTDEAYNFFREMPCKDVVCDIVTYNTLIQGFCREGKILQSTDLFKELLEQGLQPSTSSYTHLIQKLCQVGSVQEAKKMWNDLHNRGLQPMVCTRDHIINGLCEQGCVVEGMEWLITMLKSNLKPQKQTFVKLVQSLIQIGGR
- the LOC120081068 gene encoding pentatricopeptide repeat-containing protein At5g18950-like isoform X1; the protein is MANITSLMISIRQNSRFAKNLRIHIRNLSVETNGGNKGYEEIEPSEKLLNPTRRQDVSEIAEEVCKVIRNKPRWEQTLLSDYPSFNFHDPSFFRELLKQLNNVLLSLRFFLWLSSQPNFLPHPVSCNTLFDALLEAKACVPAKSFLHSFGFSPEPASLENYIRCVCEGGLVEEAVNVLDVLKGTGYRPSIETWNFALRSCLQFERTDLIWKLYEEMMKAGVQKDVGIETVGYLIQAFCSDNKVSRAYELLRQALEDGLAPCNDAFNKLISRFCEEKNYDRVSELLHTMIAKNRNPDIFTYQEIINGLCKERKQLQAFEVFNALKGRGYAPDMVMYTTMIHGLCKMRWLGDARKLWFEMIVKGFLPNEYTYNTLIYGYCKIGNLDEALKLYKEMHDRGSKETTLSCNILIAGLCLHGRTDEAYNFFREMPCKDVVCDIVTYNTLIQGFCREGKILQSTDLFKELLEQGLQPSTSSYTHLIQKLCQVGSVQEAKKMWNDLHNRGLQPMVCTRDHIINGLCEQGCVVEGMEWLITMLKSNLKPQKQTFVKLVQSLIQIGKLDDSLSVIGSMLRVGYELEEDTLSYLLNKLCENKYQFVESQLEEIINFNQ